The nucleotide sequence AGGTTATCGCCGTCCAGATCGCGGCCGACCAAGCGCGCAGTGCCGTGAACGTGGCCGGACAGCAAATGGCCGCCGATCTCGTCACCAAAGCGTGCCGCGCGCTCAACATTGACCGCACTGCCGGGGCCGAGGTCGCCCAAATTCGTGACCCGCATGGACTCGGCGATGACGTCAAAGTCGACCTCACGATCGCGCCAACTGACCGCGGTCAGGCAGACTCCGTTAATCGCGATGCTGGCACCCGCCGTCAGCTTATCGGTGCTTGGCACCGCCACCACCAAACGCACCACCCCACCGTTTTCACGCATCGAAACCACCGAACCGGTGCCCTGAACAATTCCTGTAAACATCTGAACTCCTTGGTCAGCGGGCAGTCTACCAGCCGCCACACTCAAGCCAATGGCCGATGTCATCGAGGCGATCGCAGCCCCAAAACGGTTCATCACCGACCGTCACCCAGGGCGCACCAAACAGCCCCGTCGCCAGCGCCTGATCGACCTTGCGATGGGCCAGCGCTTTGGTTTCAGGGTGGTCCAGCGCCGCCCGAAGTTCAGCGCCTTCGATATCGAAGCGGGCCGCGACTGCCACCACCACGTCGCGTGCCGACAGGTCCAGACCGTCAAGCCAGGCCGCATCCAACAGCGCCGCGGCCAGGTGCTGGGCGCGCCGGGGTGAGCGCTCGGCTAACCACCAATAGGCGCGCACGGCATCAATCGAATTGAACGGGAACTGGGGTGGGGTATTGAAGCGTAGGCCCTTGCGCCGGGCGCTGCGCGCCAACTCGCGCTGAGTATATCCCTGGCGCTCAGGACGCAGAACCGTGGGTGTGTTGCCGTCGCGCTTGAACACGGCACCGAGTAAAAATGGGTGCCACCGCAACTCACGGTCATGACGCTGACACAGGTGTGTCAGGTCACGCGCCATGAGGTAAGCGTAGGGGCTGGAAAAATCGACGTAAAAGGTTACTGGGTCAAGGTTGGCCATGCTTGCTCGAGTCAGACGATAAGACCTTGATCTTACCGTACTCGATGCCGTTTTCGCCGCGCCGCCATGACATTAGTAGCTCGACACTTGGCAAGTTTTTCGACCAAATGGTCAGCTGAAGCCCGTCCTGGTCATGGCCCTCGTCCAGCCACACGTCGACCGCCAGCGCGGTCGCCTCGACGTCATCCGTTTCGACCATTTGTGAGCACTGGTGTTGGAAGTACTCGATCAAGGTTCCGCTGTGTTGATCGAGCGCATCAATCGGCTCGATTTGACCGCCGCGATAGCGCACTGCACAGGGGTAAAAGCGCCCCGAGGTGGTCAACATGCCGGAGGCAAAGTGGCGCATGTAGGAAAGGATGTCTTTGATCGCTTTTTGGTTAACTTCCGGCATTAACATTCTCCTGAGTTCACTCAGGTTCAGGGCGTCGTGCAAATCGCGCCTCGGCCACATGACCTAGGCCGAGCCCGAAAAACGACCCGATGCGAAATTTTGTGATAAACGTCGCAATTTTTCGCTGTGGGCCACCGTACTTAACCCCCAGGCCCGAGCCACCACCGCCGGCGTCGCGGTCAAACCGAACACGGCTTTTAGCCCACGCATCGCCAATCGCGTGCTTTCGTTGGGCCAAAAGCGCCCCCGGGCGTAGGCCGACAAAGCGCCATCACCGGGCTTTTGCTGCCACTGCTGTGCCAGCACCTGGGCATCCGCCAAACCCAAATTGACACCTTGACCGGCCAGCGGGTGTATTTGGTGCGCGGCATCACCGACCAACGCCAAGCCGGAGCGCCAGTAACGCCGTGCATGGCCATCAAATAGGGCCACCGTGGTCGCTTCACCAAGGGCGCGCAAGGCGCCCAAGCGATGCTCGAAGGCGGCGCTGGCCAGGCCTGCGATCGCGGCCGGATCGGCCGGCAAGTCCTGCGCATGGTAATCCCGCGACCACACCAACACGGCCTGGTCCGGGGCCACCGGCAAACAGGCCAAGGGCCCGCTGGCCAAAAATACCTGGGCCGCGGTGGCGCTAAACGCCGGGTCAATCGCGACCCGCAAATAAGTCGCGTTTTGGCCAAGGTCGCGACGCACTAAATCTAGCTCGGCCTGGCTTCGGATGCTGGAGTGTGCGCCATCCGCCGCCACCACCAAATCCGAGGGTTCGGCCTGGCCGTCGACGCGCAAGCCGTCATTGAAACTGACATCGGCCCCGATACGAACTCGAACCCCCAGCGCACGCGCACGTGCCAAGGCGGCCTGTTGTAACGCCTGGTTCACCACCAGCGCACCGAGCGCACCGTTAAAGCGCAGATCGTCACACTGCGGCCCGAACACCAGCATATCGCTGAAGGACTGAAGCGGCGGCTGGATGCCGAGCGACCCCAACCACGCCAAACTGCTTGGATTAAGGGCGCTGACGCGGGCATCGGTGGCCGCCGGCGGGCCCGGCTCGGCGCGCTCAAACACCGTTACCGCCGCGCCGTTTTTAGCCATGGCACAGGCCAGGCTGGCCCCGACCATGCCGCCCCCGACGATATGAAT is from Litorivicinus lipolyticus and encodes:
- a CDS encoding FAD-dependent monooxygenase, with protein sequence MIHIVGGGMVGASLACAMAKNGAAVTVFERAEPGPPAATDARVSALNPSSLAWLGSLGIQPPLQSFSDMLVFGPQCDDLRFNGALGALVVNQALQQAALARARALGVRVRIGADVSFNDGLRVDGQAEPSDLVVAADGAHSSIRSQAELDLVRRDLGQNATYLRVAIDPAFSATAAQVFLASGPLACLPVAPDQAVLVWSRDYHAQDLPADPAAIAGLASAAFEHRLGALRALGEATTVALFDGHARRYWRSGLALVGDAAHQIHPLAGQGVNLGLADAQVLAQQWQQKPGDGALSAYARGRFWPNESTRLAMRGLKAVFGLTATPAVVARAWGLSTVAHSEKLRRLSQNFASGRFSGSA
- a CDS encoding riboflavin synthase subunit alpha; this translates as MFTGIVQGTGSVVSMRENGGVVRLVVAVPSTDKLTAGASIAINGVCLTAVSWRDREVDFDVIAESMRVTNLGDLGPGSAVNVERAARFGDEIGGHLLSGHVHGTARLVGRDLDGDNLALTFSTPADLQRYLLPKGYAALNGCSLTLGPVVDDHFQVFLIPETRSITTFGDLAVGARINLEVDSQTQAVVDTVERVMAARA
- a CDS encoding 2-hydroxychromene-2-carboxylate isomerase, which produces MANLDPVTFYVDFSSPYAYLMARDLTHLCQRHDRELRWHPFLLGAVFKRDGNTPTVLRPERQGYTQRELARSARRKGLRFNTPPQFPFNSIDAVRAYWWLAERSPRRAQHLAAALLDAAWLDGLDLSARDVVVAVAARFDIEGAELRAALDHPETKALAHRKVDQALATGLFGAPWVTVGDEPFWGCDRLDDIGHWLECGGW